A single Phalacrocorax aristotelis chromosome 18, bGulAri2.1, whole genome shotgun sequence DNA region contains:
- the DYNLL2 gene encoding dynein light chain 2, cytoplasmic isoform X1, with translation MFCLRFTMSDRKAVIKNADMSEDMQQDAVDCATQAMEKYNIEKDIAAYIKKEFDKKYNPTWHCIVGRNFGSYVTHETKHFIYFYLGQVAILLFKSG, from the exons ATGTTCTGCCTTAGGTTCACAATGTCTGACAGAAAGGCTGTGATCAAGAATGCGGACATGTCCGAGGACATGCAGCAGGATGCCGTAGACTGTGCTACACAAGCAATGGAGAAGTACAACATAGAAAAGGACATTGCAGCATATATAAAGAAG gAATTTGACAAGAAATACAACCCAACTTGGCACTGCATTGTTGGCAGAAACTTTGGCAGCTATGTAACACATGAGACAAAGCACTTCATCTATTTTTACTTGGGTCAGGTTGCAATTCTTCTCTTCAAGTCTGGATAG
- the DYNLL2 gene encoding dynein light chain 2, cytoplasmic isoform X2 — protein sequence MSDRKAVIKNADMSEDMQQDAVDCATQAMEKYNIEKDIAAYIKKEFDKKYNPTWHCIVGRNFGSYVTHETKHFIYFYLGQVAILLFKSG from the exons ATGTCTGACAGAAAGGCTGTGATCAAGAATGCGGACATGTCCGAGGACATGCAGCAGGATGCCGTAGACTGTGCTACACAAGCAATGGAGAAGTACAACATAGAAAAGGACATTGCAGCATATATAAAGAAG gAATTTGACAAGAAATACAACCCAACTTGGCACTGCATTGTTGGCAGAAACTTTGGCAGCTATGTAACACATGAGACAAAGCACTTCATCTATTTTTACTTGGGTCAGGTTGCAATTCTTCTCTTCAAGTCTGGATAG